In Jaculus jaculus isolate mJacJac1 chromosome 2, mJacJac1.mat.Y.cur, whole genome shotgun sequence, the genomic window AGGGTAACTCAGCTCTTACCTTGTGTCGGCTGGGTCCATGGGGCCCCAGGGCTGGCTCCCGGGGATGAGAGAAGAGCCGTCGAGGTCCCACATCCTGAATGAAAGGGGAAGAAGCACAGGGCTTGTTCTTGCTGCCAGTATACCCTGGGCTGACTTCCATGGCACAGCTGCCACCAGGGATCCATGTActtctttctgggcctggagggGGCTTTGTGAGGATGGCACAATGGGAGTGAGGCTGGAGGTATGCTAGTGCTGGGGACAGGGGTTCCTGAATCCCAGGAATGGCTGGTGTGAGAAGAACATGTGTGGCTTCAAAGGGAgtagaggaaggaagacagatacACAGAATGCTACACCATTTCTTCTTGGGAAGCAGCATGGCCTTGGGCTGGGGCGTGCCTAGCATacacaggccctgggttccactCACAGCACTGTATAAACCTGGCggtggctacatgagaccctgtcccaaaactaaaaactggggctggagagatggcttagtggttaaggtgcttgcctgcaaagccttcatgtctcacgtaagccagacacacaaggtgacaccagGGGGCAagatcacatatgcacacaaggtggtgcatgtgtctggagttcaactgtagtggctggtggccctgaagtgccaattccctctctgtctctctaataaaaaataataaagattactgcaTACACATGAAGAGATGCTGTTGAGGTGTGCTTTCACCAGTCCAAACAGTAAAGTCACCTGTATTCCAGGTATAGAGCTTGAAGATCACTTGGCACAACTTTTGGGAatctttgaacttgctatgtaactgaggaAGACCTTGAGGTACTGATCTTTCTGCTGCATCCTCCAAAGTGTTAgcattataggtgtgcaccatcatgcctggcttacattGCTGGTGTGCCTATGGACTATGACTCTATCCCACAAGGTTGGATGTGGACCTGCAGTGTTAAGTTGCTCAGAAAGCTCTGGAATGTGAGGGCTGTGAGTATAGCTCAGTATTAAAGCATTTGCCCAGTATGTGCAAAGCCacatgttcaattcccaaaccacccacagCTAAGAAATTTCAggaatttgccgggcgtggtggtgcacgcctttaatcccagcacttgggaggcagaggtaggaggatcactgtgagttcaaggccaccctgagagtacatagtgaattccaggtcagcctgagccagagtgagaccctacctcgaaaaaccaaaaagaaatttcaggaattggaaagaaaaattttgggctggaaagatggcttagtggttaagcgcttgcctgtgaagcctaaggaccccggttcgaggctcaattccccaggacccacattagccagatgcacaagggggtgcacgcatctggagttcgtttgcagtggctagaagccctggagcgcccattctctctctctctgtctgcctccttctctctccgtctgtcgctctcaaataaataaataaaaataaaaaatatttaaaaaaaaaaaaagaaaaattttaagatttGGAATGCTTACTTCAGTGATGCTTATCCTAGCTGGTTTGCTGAATGACCTGCCCTCAAGGAAGCCATGTACTCACCGAGGGGTAGTCAAATCCGTAGCTATCAGGCAGCGCTGGCTCCGGAGGCAGACGGGTGCTGCTGAGGGGGCTGAGCAGGCGGGATTTGAGCTGGAAGGCTTTGCTACTGCCACCTTCACCACCACTGCCTCTACTCGGGACTGCAGGGTTGGGCAGGGGGCCCTCAGCTGGGCGGCGGCCTCTCACAGAGCCTCCCCAGCCCCGGCCCTCCTTGCCTGCCAGGTTGCTGGCTGGGAGCAGACTGTGTAGGTTCAGGTAAGGATTCAGGGGAATGCGGTAGTCCTTAGGGGGCTCCCCCAGAAGTGAGACCTGTGACAGAAGGGCTGGGTTCGTGAGGGCAGCAGACAGAGGGGAACTCTTAAGACAGAGGCTGGTATAGTGCTGGGCATATGATGGGACCTTACCCCAGGAGGTGTGGGCAGGTGTCCACTGTCTTTCTGTAGGCCCCTGAGGCCGGAGCCTCGAAGCCCCATGGGGGCTGGGGGTGGAGTAAGCTGGGCTGCTGGAGGACCCATGCCCATGGAATCCCGGTCACTCCCAGAGGGGCCCAACAGTGGTGGCAACAGAGGTGGTGGCTTCCCTCGCCGAGGTGGCAGCTCTGGGGCCAGGCCCCCACCTACAGAGAAAAGGAGTGTGTCAGAGCCAGTGGCCCATGTACAAAGGCCCTGTCTTCCTAGGGTCCAGGGACAATGTCTAGGTGCCATGTGAGATGGGCTTTCAACCAACAGGAGACTGACCAGGGAGGTTGTGCCATCTACCCAAAGCCACACACTGAACTCCCAATCCCACAGAGAAAAGGGCCTGGAGAACGGGGTGATGCATGGTGCAGTGCCCCAGAGAGGTGGATGGTGAGGTCTCAGTTACCTGAGGGTAGCTCCCCAAGAAGGGAGTTGGCAGGCTGGGCTCCAGGCTGGAGGGTGCCCAGGGGTGAGTCTCCCAGAATCCCAGGCTTCTAGAACAAACAATGATCTGGAGGTAAGGACAGTGCGGCCTAGGCAATAGACAGGGGCCACCCAGAGTCCTGGCAATTAGAATGCCCAGCCCCACCAACTACAGCTCAGAGCCAGTCACAACAACACCTGCAACAGGCAACCCATCACTTAGCATGTCAGAGCCGGTCACACCTCCACTCCATCAGGCACACAAACATTACACCCTGAGCACTCAGCCCCCTTGCTGATCATAGAACAATGCCCAGCCATGGTACTTGGTAAGACATTACATAGTATTTCTCTCACTCAGCCATGCAATGGCCCAAGGCTCCAAATGCACACTTTGTCACTTACTACCAGGCACAGCTGGGTCCCTAACCGGACCTCAATAAACCAATGCACACaggatgtatgtatatatgaatgtataccGTGAatctatgtgtatgtgcacagggCAGGAGGGGGggcatggggtgggggtgaggggagtGTGGCTGGGTCTCCTTCCCAGCAGGAGGGACCACAATCAAAGAGCCATGTCTACTTTCAGGCTATAAATGGGTGTCTAGGCCTGTGGACTCAGCCCCAGCCACCAAGGCCAGGTGTCTCTCCAGAAAAGAAGGACAGGTAAACCTGTTGCGGGGGGAGGGCTTCTTCCCCAGCTAGGTGAGCATCTTGTCTGCACAGCCACAGTCCTTACCTTCTGGCTCTGATTCTGGTTCTGCAGGGCGAGCTGTAGTAGTGCAGTGGACAGAGCGGGCCCGTTGAGCAGCGGCATGGCAGGAGGGGCACCTAGGAGGCCTGGGGGAGACACAGGGAGCAACAAAAGGAGCTGGACAGTAGTCCATGGATGGGCACTCCAGTGTCCCCACCACTCAACACAGCCCCAAGCACATTGGTGAGACAGAAAACCCAAATTCTCTATTGTTCAGGCCAACAATATGCCTGAAAAGGGGCAGAAATGGTTGCCTGGTACAGGCTCTGCTCCCCCTGGGGACCTCCAACCAACAGCCACAGCCATTAAGCAGCCCCCTTACCCTGCTTGCCACTGGCGCTGCCATGGAGAAGGGGAttcagcagcagctggagggaggCCGATGGGCCCAGGTTATTCAGTAGCTGCAGGATGTTAGGCTCTGGTAGGAGTCCCTTGCCACGATTGAGGGCCTGGGGGAAGTGGAGGATGGTTCAGAGCACTACAGCCACACTGGGGGCCCTGAGGTCTCTGGAGTTCCCTCTCCGCTCCGCCCCAGGGACACCCTTTCCTACTCACTGTGGCCTGGGCAGCAATCAGAGCTGCCAGCATGCTGCGGCCAGGGGGTCCTGGAGCACAGAAGGACACACGCAGGTGGCTGCCCCCCAAGGCCAAGCCATCTGCCCGTTGCTGTGCCACCTCGGCCATCTCCGCTGTCTCGTACTCCAGCACAGCAAAGCCTTTCAGCTGCCCATCCTGGCCACACGCCAGCTGCCAAGGAGGAGATTGTGAGCATCTCTTAATGACAACCTCAACCAGGGAAGCTCCAGAATGAAGTGTCCCCAGAGACAGATGCTGCCCGGGATCATGACAGCAAGCCCATGGAAGAGTGGCCTCATTAACACCTGGTCTTTAATCTCTATAATGgcctctgtgtgtgggggggggggggcaaagttGTGCAAACATGTAGGTGGAGgaagttgatgttgggtgtcatcttcaatcactctccatcttatcttttgagacaagatcactcattgaacctggagttcactagctCCTGCAAGCCtgagtgatcctcccatctccacttccccaatgctgggatctgaacttaggtcctcactgTTGCACATGTAAAGCACTCcacctactgagtcatctcctaagTACCCACATCCATTTTTCAGGGGGCAACTGAGGTACAGTGAGGTCAGTGAGCCCAAGGCCAGGAGGCTGGAGTGGAGAGTGGAGCTAGAACCTGCCTCACACGAGTGCCTTCTGCTGGGCCTCACAGCTGATGTCAATAAAAGAAGGACTTGACAAACTCCTCAGAACACAAGGGGACAAGATGGGAAAATGACACAGGCCTCTGGCCACAGACACTAAAGATGAGATAGAGGTAGCCAACCAGGGCAAGAGATGCCAGTACAGCAAGGCACAGTGACAGCCAGAGTAGGGTCATCTTTCTAGGCTTCTCCCCAGTGGCTTTTGGGTTCTTCAGGGCCAAAGTCCTTATCTATAAAGCCTGAGCAGTATGTGCTCAGGAGTGAGAATGGCTGGAGGCTACAATGAAGACAGCACTGTACTCCTTAGTCACTCTGCAATCATGTTGACCCCATGCATCACTTAGCAGTGAGATGCAAAGAAAAAGGTTACAAATGCCACGTGCACAATCAGGGCAACTTCTGCCACCCATACATAGAACCAACCCATTAGTTTCAGGGCATCTGAAGTGCTGGCAGGATAGGTAGGGACTGCCCTAGGGTCAGCAGCTGCTGGGAGCATATTTTGCCCTGCATTGCAGTCACAGGATGGTGGCCACCAGGATCTGGACTGTAATATCATGTCCCTCTTCCCcctgcagatgaggaaactgtgACTCAGAGAGGGGCAGACCCTGACCTAAGGCCACTAAGCCAAAACAAGAATCAGATGAGGGCAGGGTGATACCCTTTATGGAGTTTTATGGCCTCTTCAAAACAGGctgagggcaggaggatcactgtgagttatagGGTAGCCTGTGTGAGCCTCTACCTCCAAAAGAAACAAATAGCTGAATTtcatgacacatgcctttaatcccaacactcaggaggcagaggtaagaggatcactgtgaagccCTGAGTTTAGCACACAAGGGGCCAGAGGGCTGACAAACTGTCACCGAGGTGGCATAgccaggaggggaggggaggggttgaCAAGATGTTAAGGGGCCAAGATGGCTGCTCAGAAGGAACTTGGCTGTTAAAATAGGAATTATAAAGGGAGGGACATGGAGTCAGGGTCCTCTGCAGAGTTAAAAAACTAGTTaatggagctaagctgaaaacctcctccatgtaaaccagatgacagaaagctgggaaaagctacactgcatgcaattcaatgggagagagagaaatcaccagtgaagatactcacagtggacactgcaagccttatattttgccagccagaccaaatgggtcaacgggtgcaatagtggcacatctgttataggggaaaccaaccgccccctaatttgactggaggccctctccataagggtagtaatgagccctacggggtgtaacatctgctggtgtctggctaaatgtatatactatgctcaccaaactgcccagtaagcacttctcttaatgttcatacccatatattaataactctcacttttggttagagaagcttgtcttttcagatggctgtgaccttgggatgactcagaaggcaccacagtgctgagaagaagtaacatgAGTACtccacactgaaatatctctatcataccttccaaggctcagggtccattgcagaagaggtggcagaaagaatgtaagagccagaggaagggtaggactccttataaagtgctcctccagacacaaaatggcccagatatccatgacctcacagtgcctgacaagaccatcagaagatggcatcaaaataaaagatcatGTGGCAGGGGCAGTAAATAGTCCCCAGTGGGGTAAGTACTGTTACTGTTATATGTCcctgtcaaattgccttctaaactTCTGTGCTTATGCCCACAGCTCACTGTTATTGTCATCAACTGGTCACAGAAGGAAACTTCTTGCTGCAATGGCAGATGTACTGCAGAGATTCAACTGGTTAAATTCTTGAGACTGACCAGTGTTGCGGTCTAATGGCATAACGCCAATAAcaacccctccaaggctcagggaacattgtggaagagggacatAGAAACAACCAATGTGGCCAGGTGGGGTGgtgaatcccagtactcaagaagcAGGGGAAAGAAAGCATTATGAattcgaagccaccttgagactacatagtgaattccagagcagcctgggctagcgccAGACCCTACtctgaactccccccccccccttgcaaaaaaaaaaagggctggagagatggcttaaccactaaggctctttcctgcaaagccaaaggacctaggttcaattccccaggacccacataagccagatgcacaaggtgtctggagttcatttgtagcaactgaaggccctagcgtgcccttttctctccccctctgcatctttctctcccacaaataaataagattataaaaatactttcttttaaaaatatttttaaaaaaagaaaaaaaggatctaTGTTGAGATTTACATAGCAATTTTCTCCTAACTGAAACATTCTATACCCTGAGGGAGGCTAAATTAAGAAGTTCCAAGTTGAGACATcctactcccctccccccaaggtagagtttcactttagtccaggctgacctggaattcacaatgtattctcagggtggccttgaacctatggcaatcttcctacctctacctccagagtgctgggattaaaggcatgcatcatcacacccagctggaagTTCTAAATTGAAACAAGGACTTGTTAAAGGAAGTTGCTGAATAAATGGAAAATTTGTTAAGGCTCAGGAAGTTCAAAATCTCTTTAAGACTCAGGAAATAAACAAAGCTCAGGATATAGACATTTCACATgtctcaggaagctcctgaaattCACCTGATTCACAAGGCACCTCCCCAAATTTATGTTAtataaagagttaataactgcATGGAAGACTAACCAGCTGAAGTTGCCTTGAAGGCATTCACTGAGCTCCAGAGACACAAATTCAGGAGTTGTCACTTGCAGTAGGGTAGTCTTTTCACTGAGGTAGCTGCTTGAGTCATCCATGCTTAGCAACTTCTTTCCCAccctcctgtaagtaaccccaataaattcaCTGGTTCCCCATGTTAGACTTTGGTTTAATTTTCCATTATCAATTCTCTATCTGGGAGTGAACAGACATTTCATGTCTCCTAAGGAAGTAACACAAAACATACACACTCACAAGCACATTACTTGccacatatatacaaaataacaaaattaaaaataaaaattgagggctggagagatggcttagcggttaagtgcttgcctatgaaccccggttcaaggctcaattccccaagacccacgttagccagatatacaaggggatgcacacgtctggagttcgtttgcagtggctgaaagccctggcgtgcccattgtctctctgtctctccctctgcctatttctctctgtctgtcactctccaataaataaagaaaaaaaatttaaaaaataaaaataaaaattgagccaggcatggtggtgcatacctttaatctcagcatttgggaggcagaggtaggaggattgacaagagttcgaggccaccctgagactacatagtgaattccaagtcagcctgaactgcagtgaaaccctacctccaaaagccaaaaaataaaataaaataaaatttggagcAAGGCGTAGTAGCCTATACCGTTaatcctgggaggcagaggtaggaggagttcgaaggcaccatgagactacataatcaattccaggttggcctgagctagagtgagaccctaccttgaaaaatcaaaaaacaaaacaaaacaaaaaaattggagctgggcatggagatgtacaccttaaatcccagcacttgagaagcaaaggtaggaggattgccatgagttctaggccactgactatattgagactctacctcacaaaaccaaaatataaaataaaatttgggctggagagattgtttagtggttagggcacttgcctataaagccaaaggacccaggttctattctcaaggacccatgtgagccagatgcacaaggtgtggtaAATGCCTCTGGAAttggtatgcagtggctagaggccctggtgcacccattctttctctcttcctatctgcttaattctctgtctcaaataaaaaaattttttaattaaaaaaaataaaagagccgggtgtggtagcacatgcctttaatcccagagttgggaggcagaggtaggaggatcactgtgaattcaaggccaccctgagactacagagtgaattccaggtcagcctgggctagagcgagaccctaccttaaaaaataaaacaaaaccaaaaaaaaaaaaaaacaattaaaagccaagttgggggctggagagatggcttagccattaagcgcttgcctatgaagcctaaggaccccagtttgaggctcaattccccaggacccatgttagccagatgcacagggggaagtttgcagtggctgtaggccctggtgtgcttattctctctctgtcgctctcaaataaataaataaataaatctttaaaacaaaagccaagttgggcattgtggcatatgcctgtaataccaggatttgggaggcaggagaactgccttAAGGCTAAACTAGCAAGATCACAtccaaaaaaaacaagagagacttcATGTTGGGTAAACTGGGGTGCTGGGAAGATTCCTCAGTTGCTACAGTAGTTGCTacacaagcataaagacctgagttcacatttcccagcaccctcataaaatgTCGGGTGCAGTGGTCTGCATCATCTGTAACTGTACAGATGGGGAGGGggaaacaggagaatctctgAGACTTGCCAATCTAGCAAGATCAGtgtgactgtctcaaaaataaggtgagcCTGGCAtggcagcactagggaggcagaggtaggaggatcgctgtgagtttcaggctaccctgagacgacattgTCCTTGAaaacatgcttgggctacagatcACTGAATAATCAAGCCGGAGCTGAGCGGGAAACTTTTCTGTGggccagctgtcagaaagctgggaagagttatgctgcatgcagcctttTGGAGGAGAGGTGTCATGAAtggtgttaaacagcagtggaccctccCAACCTTAAGACtgaccaaccaggccaaatgtatcaactggtgcaatgttggcatatctgttatgggggaaactaactactctctggaggcccgctccatgggagagaatacatggctggcactgaaaatgcattcaaaagcctatggctggggaagtcatGACCCCTAAGGGAATAACAAATGctgttgtttgcttgcaaataaatcaataaataaattttaaaataagacaggtgtggtggcatgtgactttaaacccagcactggggaggcagacgtagggtTCTTTGTGAGTTAGAGGGCAGCCTGACACTATAGACCtgaagactatagagtgaattccaggtcagcctggaatagaatgagaccctactatggtagaaaagaagttaaaagttgaactgattcactgtgTTACTgcaagagttaattgctgaggagctaaattAACCTTTGTCAGCAAAtggaaaaatctcaaagaaagaattgtccagaaagggcccaaagagAAGATAAGGAAAGAcaggagttgggtgtggtggctcacgcctttaatcctagcactcaggaggcagaggtaggaggatggcctaaattcaaggccaccctgagactacatacgaaaaactaaaaataagttaataaaggaaagacagtttagactaaaacaaagtaaaatggagttcactgttagggtggcctgactacagaaatgatggatatgcaaattgccacgtcttgtttgttcacttacccctctccttggctatgaaaactgcaaaatgaaaataaaatctcagctcaagGTCAAAGCTTCTTTAGAGAGCTATCTCAAGCTCTTTGGCCCCCAGGTAATTAAATTCTTCTAGTTTTATTTatactggcattggagtgatctttccagagaactTCTGCAATAccacctcaaaaacacaaaatttttaaaaatgtggaagGTGGGACATGGTGGTCCACATTTTCAACCCCAGTAGTCAGAGGCTGACATAGGAGCATTAATGAGCTAGAGGCCAGTCGCCTCAGAAAAACACAAAGAGAATATGatgggaggttggagagatggttgtagttaaggtgcttgcctgcaaagccaaagggcccaagttcagttccccaatacccatgtaaagccagatacacaaagtggcacatgtgtctggagttcatttgcagtggctaggggccctggcacatggattctctccctctttctctctcgcaaataaatattttttaaataataataatactaataataaaaagGTGTAGGGGATGGAataatagcttagcagttaaggcacttgcctacaaagtcaaaggacccaggttcaattccccagtgcccacataaaactaaatgcacaaggtggtgtatgcatctggaattcatttgcagtggctagaggccccgatgtgtccattctatctacctctttttctctctcaaataaaaatattttaaaaaaggtggaaagggattgaggaagacacttcaCTTCAGCATCGggactccacacacacataccccccccccacctctaaCCCCACCAATACACAgatggctgaggatgtagctcagtggcagaacacttgcaCAGCACACCAAAGCCTTGGGTGTCAACCCTAGTACTGGAATGGAGGGGAGCAGTCAGAGGGATTTGCTCAGAGTACAGAGCAGGGCTGGAATCTGAGTCCACCTTCCTATAGTTAACACTATAGGCTACTCCAGAACAGCCTCCTCTAAGTCTGGCAGTTCTAGGAGCTCAAAGATGCTCAGAAACACCTGACTAGTTGGCTAGGTCCCCCATGCCtgttaccccagcacttgggcagctaAGGCTAAGGAGAATGGCATTATTAGATGCTACCCTGAGCTATTTAGGAGACCCTGTGTACAAAATAATGCAAGCAAATGAAATTGATGACAGGGCTCCTGACTCACCTGCCAGACAAACAT contains:
- the Raver1 gene encoding ribonucleoprotein PTB-binding 1 isoform X3, with translation MAADVSVTHRQPLSPEAEAEVEASDSVDRRAPEEELPPLDPEEIRRRLEHTERQFRNRRKILIRGLPGDVTNQEVHDLLSDYELKYCFVDKYKGTAFVTLLNGEQAEAAISTFHQSHLRERELSVQLQPTDALLCVANLPPSLTQAQFEELVRPFGSLERCFLVYSERTGHSKGYGFAEYMKKDSAARAKSDLLGKPLGPRTLYVHWTDAGQLTPALLHSRCLCVDRLPPGFSDVDTLRHALSAVYTPTFCQLACGQDGQLKGFAVLEYETAEMAEVAQQRADGLALGGSHLRVSFCAPGPPGRSMLAALIAAQATALNRGKGLLPEPNILQLLNNLGPSASLQLLLNPLLHGSASGKQGLLGAPPAMPLLNGPALSTALLQLALQNQNQSQKKPGILGDSPLGTLQPGAQPANSLLGELPSGGGLAPELPPRRGKPPPLLPPLLGPSGSDRDSMGMGPPAAQLTPPPAPMGLRGSGLRGLQKDSGHLPTPPGVSLLGEPPKDYRIPLNPYLNLHSLLPASNLAGKEGRGWGGSVRGRRPAEGPLPNPAVPSRGSGGEGGSSKAFQLKSRLLSPLSSTRLPPEPALPDSYGFDYPSDVGPRRLFSHPREPALGPHGPSRHKALGSSPLGSSEGLLGLGPGPNGHSHLLKTPLGGQKRSFSHLLPSPEPSPEGSYVGQHSQGLGGHYADSYLKRKRIF